The Leptospira terpstrae serovar Hualin str. LT 11-33 = ATCC 700639 nucleotide sequence GATTTCCTAAGGGTAATTCTCTTTGTTCTGTTTCTTGAAATGGAATGGTAAATTGAAAAGTGGAGCCAACGTTTACTTTACTTTGAACTTCTATATCGCCACCCATCAAATGGACAAGTTGTTTTGAAATATAGAGTCCGAGCCCAGAGCCTTCAAATTTTTTTGTACGAGAATCTTCCAATTGTACAAAACGATCAAATAACCTGGCGATATTTTCTTCCGATATACCAATGCCTGTGTCTTTTACTGTAAAAACTATATACCTTTTATCATTACTTAAATTCACATCTAAAGATATTGAGCCAACGAATGTAAACTTAAGAGCATTTGCAATTAGGTTAATCAATATTTGGCGAAGTCGATTTTCATCAACCAGAACATAAAGATTTGGATCCAAACCAATGATATTGATTTGAAGATCTAAATTCTTTTTCTTTGCATCTGCAAAAAACAACTGGGTTACATCTTTACATAATTTATTAATATTTGTTGGCTTTGAAATGAATTCTAATTTTTTGTTTTCTAATTTAGATACATCCAATATGTCATTGATGATTGTTAAAAGTGATAATACGGATTTTTCAGCATTGTCTAAATAATCTTTTTGTTCTGCATCTATATTTGTCTGTTCTAACAAGGTCAACATACCCAACACTCCATTCATAGGTGTGCGGATTTCATGACTCATATTGGCCAAAAACTCAGATTTCACTCGGTTGGCTTTTTCAAGCTCAAATGTTCTTTTTTCAACGATATCCTGAATGCTCTTCTCTTTACCCATAATGATAAGAAGCAGAATTCCTAAAAGCCCAGTTAAAAGCGAAGATATGATTAACAAAAAACGCGAAGCATTGGTAAGATTCATTTGGAAATAATCTTTAGTCGCAATGGTTTTAATGTTCAACACATGCGAACCAATTAAAATTGGGTGTTCATAAAAATAATCTGAGAAAATTTTCTCGTCTATATTTGAACAATTTTTTGAAAATATTTCTATATTATAAGGATCGTTAACTTCTTCAATTTTTATACACAAAGGATTTTGATCATTCCCAATGATTGAATTTTCAATGATTGTCGTTAATCGAATCACAGCTGTAGCAAATCCAAACTCACCATCCCACCGATTAATAGGAGAAAAAACCAAAAAACCTAAATTATTTTTCAAACTTTGTACAAGGTTGATTTTGCTTGTAATCTCAATATCTTGTCTTTCTGTTGCACTAAACAAAGCATCTTTTCTCGTTGGATCAGATAGAATATTGAATCCAATAGCTTGTTTGTTATCGCTATAAGGATAGATAAAACGGATATATACATAATCTTCGTTTTCTGGTGATCTTATTAATTTTTGATCTTTTCTGATTGATATACCAATTGAATCTGAATAATCTTTTTTTAAATTTTTTTCCGCGTGGGGACGTGAAGAGTTTCTGATCAGAGGATTCCAAGATAATGCAGTTACGCTACCCGAGTCTTCCATAATCCCTTTTGAAAACTGATCGAATTTTTTTCGATTTAGATTTTCTGTTAGAGAGATAAATGAGCCTAAGGCTTTTACAACTCTTAAGTTTTCTAAAAAGCCATGTTCAATTCCCGAAGAAATGATTTGTCCATCGGACTTGATTCTATATTTGATAAACTCTTTTTCCCAATTCCGAGTTAAGAAAAATATAGATAATGTAAAAACAAAAGTACTCATAGTTGCAGAAGCAAAAATAATTAATCTTAAAAATTTTTCCTCACCTTTATACCATTTCCATATTAAAATTAGAAGTGGAGTGAAAATAATAATTCCAATGGAATCTCCCATCCACCAAGTAATCCAAGTTTGGAAAAGGAATTCAAAATAGATGATCTTAAAATAAAACAAAGACAAACTTCCGATGACAGAAGACATAAATGCAGAAACAGGGCCTGCTAAAATAAAAAAGATTAAGATTTCGTTTGCTTGGAAAATATTTAACGTAGGACTAGAAAACCTTTTTAAAAGATAGGAACCTAAAATTGCTGAGGTTGAGTTTCCTAATGAGATAGTTATATTTTGTGGGTTAGAGATTAAAAATTGAATCCAAGTTTCCGAAGTGGGAAGGTGCGTCGTGTTGGTAAAGTATGCGCCTAAAAATAATGCAGGCCAAACGCGATTCCCAAAGATTAAAACAAATCCTAAGGCGAGGCCAGCAGGAGGCCAAACTGGTGTACTGTATCCATCTATCGAAGACAGATTGAGACTGAGTTTTCCAGCTAAGAAATAGAGTAAAAATACAAAAATAAGGAGTGCTAATTCTCGAATGAAATTCCTAACAAACACATTCCCGGCAGACATACATATATAAGGACGATGGAAAATTGAAGAATCAGTAAATTTAAAATTTCGGTAACGAGCGAAATGAAATTATTTTCTCACCCGAGACAGGGGCTTCCTAGGGCGCTCACTCCGCCCCAAATAGGGAAGCATCTAAAAGTTTCTAATGACCTTCCACATATTTCTTAAAGTTATCTAGTATGGCTTGCCATCCTCCCCGTTGCATTTCTTCCGGGTTTTCTTTTTCAGGATCAAAACTTACTGTCACTTTTGTTTTGTTACCTTCTGCTTCTAAATCAACAGAAGCTTTCCTACCATCTTCCATCGTATAGGTAAATGACTTTTGATCTGTGATTTTGTCATAGACCGCTTCAAACTCAAAACCAAAACTTCCATCTTTGGCTTCCATTCTCGCACTGTACTTTCCACCGACACGTAAGTCATTTTTTGCCCAAGGGCATTGCCAATCATCGGAAGCAAAGTTCCAATGGATAATGTGTTTCGGGTTGGTGTAGTAGTCCCAAACCTTTTGGCTATCAGCTTGAATCGTAGATTGAATTATGATTTGATTGGAGTCCATGGCAGAATATATAATGGATACCTATTTCAGTTGCAATTCATTTTCTATTGCAATGAAATACAATTTTCCATCAACCTTAGATATTTAAGTTCTCTGCAATCCCTCTTACGATATCCAAACATTGGTTCCAACTTTCTATCGAATGGTCCCGTCGTTCTTCTGCTGTAAATCCAGTTTGATTTAAATGAATGGTTACGATTCCATCTGCAAATGTTAGTTTGTTTTCAATGATCGAATAATTTTCTGGTCTGTCTGGTAAACCAAAGAAAGCACTAAAATAAGTATATTTGAATGTATGAGGCGGTTGGAAAGATAGAATGGTACCTTTTTCTTCATAAGGTGTTCCTTCCCAAATTCCTTTAAAAACTAAGGAAGTTCCTTCTTTCCATTCAGATATAGCTTCCGATCCATATAAATATTCTTTGATGTACTTGGGTGTAGTAAGAATTTCCCAAACGCGTTCTGGATTTGATTGAATGGTTTTTGTAATACTCAGGTTTAAATTATGGTTTAGTTGATTTGCAGTGTTCATTGGTTCCTTCAAAAATAAGATACCAGAGATTCAAAGATTTGGATTGTAAAAACACGACAAAACTATAAATAAGTGCTATGGCGAATGAAAAAGGAAAACCAACTAGGGGAGTTTTACGCCAAACGAAAGCCAATTTAATGACAAAACACAATCGGTTTTTTGCTAATACAAAACTTGATTTTTTTATTGAACATTATTGGACTGTTAGTTGGGATTTTACAGACATGGAACCTTACCTTGCAGAAACTCTTCCTTATCCAAGCATCCACATTGTTTTTGAGAAAGGAAATTCAAAAATATTTGGCGTCACCAAAGGTAAGTTTTCTATTCTTTTGGAAGGCAAAGGTTCTGTATTTGGAATCAAATTCCGACCGGGAGGATTTTATCCATTCTTTCAAAAAAATATATCAATACTCACAGACAAAACAATACCCATTTCCGAACTAACTAGAGAAGATAGCCTGCCCCTTGAAAATAAAATCTTTCAAAAAGAAGATGAAGAAAGTAGAATCAAAATCATTGAAACATGGCTAGAAAGTATTTTACCAGAACGCGATCCTAAAATTCCCTTAATCAATGTCATGATCGATAAAGTTAAAGAAGATAGAACCATCCAAACAGTGGATCAAATTGCTAAACTATTTTCAACCAACGTTCGTAGTTTACAAAGACTCTTTCGTGAGTATGTAGGAGTTAGTCCCAAATGGGTCATCCAACGATTTAGAATTCAAGAAGTAGCAGAACGAATAGAAAAAGAAAAATTTATCCATTATGCAGAGATGGCTTTAGATTTGGGATATTATGACCAGGCACATTTTATAAAAGATTTTAAAAATACTATTGGACTAAGTCCAGAAGAATACCTTAAAACAGTCTTATAAAAAATAAAAGTATATGAAATTAATTTACACATCCACTGATTATACAAAGATAAAAATCATCGAATCGGTCCTTTCTGCAAATAACATCAAGTTTATGACCAAAGGAGAATATCTTGATGTATTAAATTCAATGATTCCTAGACAATCCAATTTAATTGAGATTTATGTTGCCGAAAAAGATTATGAAATAGCTTTAGAGGTTATTGAAAATGGATCTGCAACAGAAGAACCTCATGAAGAAGATGTTTTTCCTGAAAGTAGATACAACCGTTATCGAGAGTTAACCAAATTAAAACGAAAAAAAGATAAAGTGGCTCTACTTACATTGATCTCCGGTATTTTATTTGTGTCCAATCTCTATTTTCTTTTCCTTTTTATCGTGGAAAAAGATAAGTTTTTAAAATTTAAACATTCAATGGAAAATGAGTTATTTACTTATGAATTCGATGACGATTCTTATTGTACTTCCACTAGATACAGAAAAACTGGAAAGATACTCCAAATTTCCTGTTATGATAAAGAAACAGATAAAATCAAAAATGAAAAAAATTATGATTCGAGTGGATTATTAACTTACGAGTCTTTCAATCCCTATCTCGGTGATTTTTTTACAATACAAAGATCTTATGATACCAAAGGAATTAAAACAGTTGAATTTGCAGACAACGACCAAGATGGCGAATTTGACGAATACATCATCTACAACAACCAAGGTTCTAAACAAAAACGATATTTGGATCAAAATAAAGACCATCGTTTTGATGAATCTGAAATCGTTGATTAAAGAATCAATAGGAAAAGTAATAACATAATGCATCCCATTTTAAAACAAGCTTTCGATTTAGAGATGACTACGGCAAAAAACTTATACAATGAATCAAAGTATAAAGAATCTTTTTTCCATCTTGAACGTGCGCATATCCTTGGACAAAGATTTGTGATTCCTCATACCTACAACCATTGGTGGATGCTAAAAGTAGGAATTCGTAACAAAGACAAACGAGAAATTTTCGGACAGTTAGTACGGCTTGCGGTGGCGGGAATTGGATCTCTCATTGGCCGGGTTCCGATCGGAAACACGGGAGGAGCAGATATTGGAATCATGCAAGTACTACCAATTCAGGAAGATCTGAAAGTTCTATTGGAGAGGGCCGGCGAAACCACATAATCGTTCTTAAAGAAAATTGCCCCTTCTTGGGTTGGAAAGACAACGTCACTTGCCTCACTGTTCAATGTATCAGAACTTAGAGCCATATACTATGCAATATTGGAATTTTTGTCTGCTATAGCGAATAAGGGACTCGCCAACTCCTTTTCCCACTGGAACTTCAGTACGTACCAATTTGGAGGAATCAAATGGCGAATAGTTTATTTGAAGCAAAGGCATCGTGGGCCGGGGGCCTGAAGTTAAACGTAGAATCAAGGAATCACAAATGGGTGATTGATGAACCAGAATTTTTAGGTGGAACCGATTTGGGAGCCAATCCCGTTGAGCATGTATTAGGTGGACTTGCCGCTTGTGTTGGAGTTTTGGTTTCTGTTTTTGCACCTGCACACAAAGTGGAGTTAAAAGATTACCAGGTTTTTGCAGAAGGTGATTTAGATTTGGATGGATTTCAAGGACTATCCGATGTTAGACCTGGTTTTTCGGAAATCCGTTACCGAGTGAACATTCAAAGTGATTCACCAAAGGCAAACATTGATGCACTTCTGGCTCATATTGATAAAGTTTGTCCTGTGAAGGATAGTCTTTCAGGAGTTGCTGTCTTGAATGAAGTGGCCGTTGCAGGTTAGTATATTTTAGGATACCAATAGTTGTTACAATACTTTTGGTATCCTATTCGATTCTTTAATTAGAATACATGGCTAAAGTTAACAAAGAGTTGTTCGTCTTCTCTAGATTTTGCATAATCAATCATGATGATGGTTGCTTGGTTCCAAGCAATCCGTAAACCAATACCTCTAGAATACGCATAACCTTTCCAACCTAATTTATGTTCATCGTCCCATACACGACCATAATCGAAGAAAGGAACTAAGTTAAAGGCAAAAAATTCTGATCCAAACCTAGCTTCTGCAAACTTCCAACGAACTTCTGTGTTCCCCCAACCCATGGCCCGGCCCACAAATCGATCTTGTTTAAACCCTCGAAGTGTTCGAAGACCTCCAAGTCCCCCAACAAGACCTTCTGTTCCCCACATATTTCTATATTCATAAAATGGTGCTTCTCCATCAGTCACACCTAATCCAAATCGATTGGCAACAACTAACTTATCAAATACCTTAGGGAAAGGACTCCAAAATAATTTTGTTTGAGCAAAGTATTTTTGATAATCATATTCGGAGCCAATGGACTTTGTATGTTTTTCGTAAGTGGCTTCGGCAAAAATACCTGAGTTAGGATCAGGTTCAAAATCTCTTGTATCATATACGAGTCCTACTCGAAGTGCATTTACATATCCGCCATTATATCCGATTATTTTTTTTCCTTCGTAGTCTTCTGTAAGGCGAGTTTTTCCATTGGGAACATCTGCTGTGTGTTCACCACCAAGGAGAGGATCTACACCACGTGCCAACCTTCCATCATAGGTTCTGACGATGTTATTAGAAAACTTAAAACCTGCGACAAGCCTTACAGTTCCACCGACAAAGGAACGTTCCGTACTTGCTGTTGCCATTGGAGTTTCAATCGTATAACGGTTGTACATTTTGTCTGTCACTACATAACCTGGAGCCTGCGGAAATCCAGAATAGGTTTTTCCACCTAAACTGATCGGATCAGAACTAGTTCCAGGTCGAAAGTAGGTTAGGTTATTTTCCTGATCCATGTAACTTGCGTTTACAATATGCCTTCCATCAGGTTGGTTTCTGTCCAAATACGATAAAGGCTTCATGGTATCTTCACCAATTCCAAAATAGAGAGTCGTTGGTGTGATGGTCAAAAATAAGTCGGCCCGGAGTCGCCATTGTGTGTCTGCAATGAAGGGCATGTCCAAACTCACTTGGTGGTATTGTGCATTTTTGTTTGTATTAAAGTATTGAGCAAACACGCGCATGCGATACGGAGTGTAATAGAAAAGGGGATCAGTTTTTTTTCCGTTTTCGTAAATATAAGCACGTGCGCCATATCCAATTCCTTCGTTTGGATCGGAGTTGATAAGAGGTAAACCCGTAGGGTACCAACTTTCTTTTTTATCCTCTATGTCCTTTTTGCAAAGTTGTTTGCTCGCATCCATAGGAAAGGGTAGATTTTTCGGAGGAGGATCTTTTTCACAACCAGCACTGGGAACATAGTCCTGGGCAGAGAGTGAAGTTGGTATGACTAAGAAAAACCAACTAACAAAGGAAAAAAGAACAAGGCTAAGGATTCGATTCATAGGTGTGAGCGTATACAACCCATGGACAATACGTACAGGGAAGAATCGGTCAACCAGGAAATGAGTTTCCACTCACTTTTTATAAGTCTAGAATCCTGGCCGTTGGTTTCCTTTCTTCTCTTCGGAATTTGGCAATTTGATCGTTAATTCGTCATTTCTTTGGCCATAGAATCTAGCTGAACAATGATCCCGCCCGTGGATTTACTACTTTCTGAAATTTGTTTGGAAATTTCGACTATGTTGGCTGCAGATTCAGAAACGTTGGCTGTGATTTTTGTGGACTCTTCGGTTGCAATTTTTTGGAAATTCGTAGAGTTTTCG carries:
- a CDS encoding putative signal transducing protein; the protein is MKLIYTSTDYTKIKIIESVLSANNIKFMTKGEYLDVLNSMIPRQSNLIEIYVAEKDYEIALEVIENGSATEEPHEEDVFPESRYNRYRELTKLKRKKDKVALLTLISGILFVSNLYFLFLFIVEKDKFLKFKHSMENELFTYEFDDDSYCTSTRYRKTGKILQISCYDKETDKIKNEKNYDSSGLLTYESFNPYLGDFFTIQRSYDTKGIKTVEFADNDQDGEFDEYIIYNNQGSKQKRYLDQNKDHRFDESEIVD
- the omp85 gene encoding Omp85 family outer membrane protein; protein product: MNRILSLVLFSFVSWFFLVIPTSLSAQDYVPSAGCEKDPPPKNLPFPMDASKQLCKKDIEDKKESWYPTGLPLINSDPNEGIGYGARAYIYENGKKTDPLFYYTPYRMRVFAQYFNTNKNAQYHQVSLDMPFIADTQWRLRADLFLTITPTTLYFGIGEDTMKPLSYLDRNQPDGRHIVNASYMDQENNLTYFRPGTSSDPISLGGKTYSGFPQAPGYVVTDKMYNRYTIETPMATASTERSFVGGTVRLVAGFKFSNNIVRTYDGRLARGVDPLLGGEHTADVPNGKTRLTEDYEGKKIIGYNGGYVNALRVGLVYDTRDFEPDPNSGIFAEATYEKHTKSIGSEYDYQKYFAQTKLFWSPFPKVFDKLVVANRFGLGVTDGEAPFYEYRNMWGTEGLVGGLGGLRTLRGFKQDRFVGRAMGWGNTEVRWKFAEARFGSEFFAFNLVPFFDYGRVWDDEHKLGWKGYAYSRGIGLRIAWNQATIIMIDYAKSREDEQLFVNFSHVF
- a CDS encoding SRPBCC family protein, coding for MNTANQLNHNLNLSITKTIQSNPERVWEILTTPKYIKEYLYGSEAISEWKEGTSLVFKGIWEGTPYEEKGTILSFQPPHTFKYTYFSAFFGLPDRPENYSIIENKLTFADGIVTIHLNQTGFTAEERRDHSIESWNQCLDIVRGIAENLNI
- a CDS encoding DUF3703 domain-containing protein, giving the protein MHPILKQAFDLEMTTAKNLYNESKYKESFFHLERAHILGQRFVIPHTYNHWWMLKVGIRNKDKREIFGQLVRLAVAGIGSLIGRVPIGNTGGADIGIMQVLPIQEDLKVLLERAGETT
- a CDS encoding ATP-binding protein; translated protein: MSAGNVFVRNFIRELALLIFVFLLYFLAGKLSLNLSSIDGYSTPVWPPAGLALGFVLIFGNRVWPALFLGAYFTNTTHLPTSETWIQFLISNPQNITISLGNSTSAILGSYLLKRFSSPTLNIFQANEILIFFILAGPVSAFMSSVIGSLSLFYFKIIYFEFLFQTWITWWMGDSIGIIIFTPLLILIWKWYKGEEKFLRLIIFASATMSTFVFTLSIFFLTRNWEKEFIKYRIKSDGQIISSGIEHGFLENLRVVKALGSFISLTENLNRKKFDQFSKGIMEDSGSVTALSWNPLIRNSSRPHAEKNLKKDYSDSIGISIRKDQKLIRSPENEDYVYIRFIYPYSDNKQAIGFNILSDPTRKDALFSATERQDIEITSKINLVQSLKNNLGFLVFSPINRWDGEFGFATAVIRLTTIIENSIIGNDQNPLCIKIEEVNDPYNIEIFSKNCSNIDEKIFSDYFYEHPILIGSHVLNIKTIATKDYFQMNLTNASRFLLIISSLLTGLLGILLLIIMGKEKSIQDIVEKRTFELEKANRVKSEFLANMSHEIRTPMNGVLGMLTLLEQTNIDAEQKDYLDNAEKSVLSLLTIINDILDVSKLENKKLEFISKPTNINKLCKDVTQLFFADAKKKNLDLQINIIGLDPNLYVLVDENRLRQILINLIANALKFTFVGSISLDVNLSNDKRYIVFTVKDTGIGISEENIARLFDRFVQLEDSRTKKFEGSGLGLYISKQLVHLMGGDIEVQSKVNVGSTFQFTIPFQETEQRELPLGNLNTTKIGTNKNYHILIAEDNLLNQKFITKIFQKENIKVSVASNGLEVIQFLDDSLGHLEDRFDMILMDIQMPVLDGMEATKMIRKRNDSYRDIPIIAITANSMESQLNEYLENGMNGYVKKPIILSELLSMIYQNLT
- a CDS encoding SRPBCC family protein, whose product is MDSNQIIIQSTIQADSQKVWDYYTNPKHIIHWNFASDDWQCPWAKNDLRVGGKYSARMEAKDGSFGFEFEAVYDKITDQKSFTYTMEDGRKASVDLEAEGNKTKVTVSFDPEKENPEEMQRGGWQAILDNFKKYVEGH
- a CDS encoding helix-turn-helix domain-containing protein, which encodes MANEKGKPTRGVLRQTKANLMTKHNRFFANTKLDFFIEHYWTVSWDFTDMEPYLAETLPYPSIHIVFEKGNSKIFGVTKGKFSILLEGKGSVFGIKFRPGGFYPFFQKNISILTDKTIPISELTREDSLPLENKIFQKEDEESRIKIIETWLESILPERDPKIPLINVMIDKVKEDRTIQTVDQIAKLFSTNVRSLQRLFREYVGVSPKWVIQRFRIQEVAERIEKEKFIHYAEMALDLGYYDQAHFIKDFKNTIGLSPEEYLKTVL
- a CDS encoding OsmC family protein, which produces MANSLFEAKASWAGGLKLNVESRNHKWVIDEPEFLGGTDLGANPVEHVLGGLAACVGVLVSVFAPAHKVELKDYQVFAEGDLDLDGFQGLSDVRPGFSEIRYRVNIQSDSPKANIDALLAHIDKVCPVKDSLSGVAVLNEVAVAG